In the genome of Treponema pedis, one region contains:
- the uraA gene encoding uracil permease: MSAKKIYQVNEKVPAALFLPLSIQHTFAMFGASVLVPIIFGIDPGIVLLMNGAGTLLFIFITKGKAPAYLGSSFAFLGPSAIIISSMGFGYAQGAFVVTGLLGCVIAFIIYKFGTSWIDIILPPAAMGAVVALIGFELVGLTIRGGNIGANVMTETGSAADVTVFLITLGTAVLGSVLFRGFFSTIPILIAIIAGYAASIFFGMVNFSPVINSGLFTFPKFQFPKFDLRASLTMLPVLLVITSEHISHQVVTSNIIGKDLLKSPGLHRSIFADNFSTALSGLAGGVPTTTYGENIGVMAVTGIYSVYVIGGAAVISICMAFISPLAALITTIPGNVIGGVTFLLYGMIGASGIRLLVDSKIDYSKPKNLILTSIVFTSGLSGISINLGQIEFKGMVLASLVAVVLSIIFFVFEKFGVIEK, translated from the coding sequence ATGTCCGCAAAAAAAATTTATCAAGTAAATGAAAAAGTGCCGGCGGCTCTTTTTCTTCCGTTGAGTATTCAGCATACCTTTGCAATGTTCGGGGCATCTGTTTTAGTTCCGATTATTTTCGGGATTGACCCCGGCATTGTGTTGTTGATGAACGGTGCGGGTACTCTTCTTTTTATTTTTATAACAAAGGGAAAGGCTCCCGCATATCTCGGTTCAAGTTTTGCATTTTTGGGGCCTTCGGCCATAATTATTTCTTCTATGGGATTCGGCTATGCACAAGGCGCCTTTGTAGTAACCGGTTTATTAGGCTGCGTTATTGCATTTATAATTTATAAATTCGGAACTTCGTGGATAGATATAATTTTACCTCCCGCCGCAATGGGAGCCGTCGTTGCCCTTATAGGATTTGAACTTGTCGGTTTAACAATCCGGGGCGGAAATATAGGTGCAAACGTTATGACCGAAACGGGAAGTGCTGCCGATGTAACCGTTTTTTTAATTACCCTCGGAACGGCAGTTTTAGGCTCCGTTTTATTTAGGGGATTTTTTTCCACGATTCCGATTTTGATTGCAATAATTGCAGGATACGCGGCATCTATTTTTTTCGGTATGGTGAATTTTTCTCCCGTTATAAATTCGGGACTTTTTACTTTTCCCAAATTTCAATTTCCGAAATTCGATTTACGGGCATCGCTTACTATGCTTCCGGTTTTACTTGTAATTACAAGCGAACATATAAGCCATCAGGTTGTAACGTCAAACATTATAGGAAAAGATTTGTTAAAGTCTCCGGGGCTTCATAGAAGTATATTTGCGGATAATTTTTCGACGGCTCTTTCCGGTTTGGCAGGGGGCGTACCTACTACAACTTACGGAGAGAATATCGGGGTTATGGCTGTTACGGGGATATACAGCGTTTACGTAATAGGAGGAGCTGCGGTAATTTCCATATGTATGGCGTTTATCAGTCCGCTTGCAGCTTTAATTACCACAATTCCGGGAAACGTAATAGGAGGGGTAACCTTTCTTCTTTACGGAATGATAGGAGCCTCGGGAATAAGATTATTGGTAGATTCGAAAATCGATTATTCCAAACCGAAAAATTTAATTCTTACTTCGATTGTTTTTACTTCGGGGTTAAGCGGCATTTCAATTAACTTAGGGCAAATAGAATTTAAGGGAATGGTATTGGCATCTCTCGTTGCCGTGGTTTTAAGCATTATCTTTTTTGTATTTGAAAAATTCGGAGTAATAGAAAAATAA
- a CDS encoding putative glycoside hydrolase: protein MKAINFNIRKTVFSAVLIAAVLFPLFAEDVFLTGKADGLYKVDNFRAKQIWKDSSVFKICKAGNQWLFLTGNGIAASKNLKEFYYLNNTLPKKIIKSIDKNGNKQFTEKVQQLKDLETHPVNPNIFVTATSDSVFLTTDSGKTWKDLGCNGRINGIKAVSVSDMPDINGESVLTVFVSHAIYGVAYKQPLVNSKIWNELNDGLGKGPEGIEEVSDISFEQSSDTQNLKQPQVYCCQTFSGRIYKLNWDKKIFFSVANLREDNSKITCMDSLTVSENTVIAVTPDKIFEANLLVPKIQPASNKSLFKNFNKAKNFLTSSNFLCAFIPKKTTPFTDSISLSELWLLHSEKKQKTEYLKIADGKKGIYIPTHQAINEKKFQEHLKTIKDNKLNAIVIDMKDEAGFVRYDTENKEIEKYGGVRYTIDLEKFIEKAKAEKLYLIARIVLFKDKNLYRYENGKYAVRDKTTNKPWQGYNSYDGTKEAIEEYWIDPYNEDVWKYNIDIAEELCKKGFDEIQFDYIRFPTDGDNLANTLYPACENGMDKVSALMSFLAYARERIKAPVSIDIYGSNGWYRTGARTGQEVELIAEYVDVICPMFYPSHFAQNFLAYSPAEERPYRIYYQGSYRNKFIARNKLIVRPWVQAFYIPVSYDKKYYDVNYVKRQILGIQASIDEGYIYWNNSGRYADVRPDGEKL from the coding sequence ATGAAAGCGATAAATTTTAATATACGTAAAACGGTTTTTTCCGCGGTTTTGATTGCAGCGGTTTTATTCCCGCTTTTTGCGGAAGATGTTTTTTTAACCGGGAAGGCTGACGGTTTATATAAAGTAGATAATTTTCGTGCAAAACAAATTTGGAAAGATTCTTCCGTTTTTAAAATATGTAAGGCGGGCAATCAATGGCTTTTTTTAACCGGCAACGGAATTGCCGCAAGTAAAAACTTAAAAGAGTTTTATTATTTAAACAATACTCTCCCGAAAAAAATTATTAAATCAATCGATAAAAACGGGAATAAACAATTTACCGAAAAAGTTCAGCAGTTAAAAGATTTGGAAACTCACCCCGTAAATCCCAATATTTTTGTTACCGCAACCTCCGACAGCGTTTTTTTGACAACCGATTCGGGAAAAACTTGGAAAGACTTGGGCTGCAACGGAAGAATAAACGGGATAAAAGCCGTCAGCGTTTCGGATATGCCCGATATAAACGGTGAAAGCGTGCTTACTGTTTTTGTATCGCACGCCATTTACGGAGTTGCATATAAACAGCCTCTTGTAAATTCTAAAATATGGAACGAACTGAACGACGGACTCGGTAAGGGGCCTGAGGGGATAGAAGAGGTTTCCGATATTTCTTTTGAGCAAAGCTCCGATACTCAAAATTTAAAACAGCCTCAAGTTTATTGTTGTCAAACTTTTTCCGGCAGAATTTATAAATTAAATTGGGATAAAAAAATATTTTTCTCCGTTGCAAATTTACGGGAAGATAATTCTAAAATTACCTGTATGGACAGCTTAACGGTTTCGGAAAATACGGTAATTGCCGTTACCCCCGATAAAATATTTGAAGCTAATTTACTCGTGCCGAAAATTCAGCCTGCCTCAAACAAGTCGCTGTTTAAGAATTTTAATAAGGCAAAAAATTTCTTAACGTCTTCGAATTTTTTATGCGCATTTATCCCGAAAAAAACTACACCGTTTACGGATTCCATTTCGTTATCGGAACTGTGGCTTTTACATAGCGAAAAAAAACAAAAGACCGAATATTTGAAAATAGCGGACGGGAAAAAAGGAATTTATATTCCCACTCATCAGGCAATTAACGAGAAAAAATTTCAGGAACATTTAAAAACGATAAAAGACAATAAATTAAACGCAATAGTAATCGATATGAAAGATGAAGCGGGCTTTGTCCGGTATGATACCGAGAATAAAGAAATCGAAAAATACGGCGGGGTACGCTATACGATTGATTTGGAAAAATTTATAGAAAAAGCGAAGGCCGAAAAGCTTTATTTAATTGCCCGTATCGTTCTTTTTAAAGATAAAAATTTATACCGCTATGAAAACGGGAAGTATGCCGTAAGAGATAAAACTACAAATAAACCTTGGCAGGGGTATAATTCTTATGACGGAACAAAGGAAGCGATTGAAGAATATTGGATAGACCCGTACAACGAAGATGTGTGGAAGTATAATATTGATATTGCGGAAGAGCTTTGTAAAAAGGGCTTTGACGAAATCCAATTTGATTATATCAGGTTTCCTACGGACGGCGATAATTTGGCAAATACTTTATATCCGGCTTGTGAAAACGGAATGGATAAGGTAAGCGCCCTTATGTCGTTTCTTGCTTATGCAAGAGAGCGCATTAAAGCTCCGGTTTCCATTGATATTTACGGTTCAAACGGCTGGTACAGAACCGGTGCGCGTACGGGGCAGGAAGTGGAATTGATTGCCGAATATGTAGATGTAATTTGCCCTATGTTTTATCCTAGCCATTTTGCTCAAAACTTTTTGGCATATAGCCCCGCGGAAGAACGCCCTTACAGAATTTATTATCAAGGCTCATACCGTAATAAATTCATTGCAAGAAATAAATTAATTGTACGCCCGTGGGTACAGGCATTTTATATTCCCGTTTCATATGATAAAAAATATTACGATGTAAATTACGTTAAGCGTCAAATTTTGGGAATACAGGCTTCGATAGACGAAGGTTATATTTATTGGAATAATTCGGGGCGTTATGCGGATGTACGTCCGGACGGAGAAAAACTATGA
- a CDS encoding phosphatase PAP2 family protein has protein sequence MPCLKQFPQFTYGGIEFIKAVQTVANPALTEVVKIFTDVSVYGFGILIPLIYMWCIDYKKGLHLLYVLTFGTGLTDGIKLILHVPRPYTYAPEVMLTTETSFSTPSGHSFTGTLMYPAVLFYGAKTKLKNKLKIFLAIIFPFAIGVSRIYLGVHYPTDVLSGWFLGGFVFFIFFLFTEKIENKISGFAEALSKVSSKNIKSVKFAAAAGFSFFLILICNEKVYGAGGLFGLAFGNIYIFEPLKINFNASSGTPVQKIFRFILGFAVSIIPVLAVYFAKINASHPQFRLYVFLEFAAVGAIASGLMPLIFVKLNLCRGKNAGR, from the coding sequence ATGCCGTGCCTCAAGCAATTCCCGCAATTTACCTATGGGGGGATAGAATTTATAAAGGCGGTACAAACTGTTGCAAATCCCGCTCTTACGGAAGTTGTAAAAATTTTTACAGATGTTTCGGTGTACGGTTTTGGAATTTTAATCCCGCTTATTTATATGTGGTGCATTGATTATAAAAAAGGGCTGCATCTTTTGTACGTGCTTACCTTCGGAACAGGTTTAACGGACGGGATAAAACTGATACTTCATGTACCGCGTCCTTATACTTATGCGCCTGAAGTTATGCTTACGACGGAAACAAGCTTTTCAACTCCGTCCGGGCATTCTTTTACGGGAACCTTAATGTATCCCGCAGTTTTATTTTACGGCGCAAAAACAAAACTTAAAAACAAGTTAAAAATTTTTCTCGCAATTATTTTTCCTTTTGCAATAGGAGTTTCCCGAATTTATTTAGGAGTGCATTATCCTACCGATGTTTTATCCGGCTGGTTTTTAGGAGGCTTTGTATTTTTTATTTTCTTTCTCTTTACGGAAAAAATAGAAAATAAGATTTCCGGATTTGCGGAAGCTCTTTCAAAGGTTTCTTCTAAAAATATAAAATCGGTTAAGTTTGCGGCAGCTGCCGGGTTTTCTTTTTTTCTTATTTTAATTTGTAACGAAAAAGTTTACGGTGCGGGAGGCTTATTCGGGTTGGCCTTCGGTAATATTTATATATTTGAACCTCTTAAAATAAATTTTAATGCTTCAAGCGGAACTCCTGTACAAAAAATTTTCCGTTTTATTTTGGGCTTTGCCGTTTCTATAATTCCCGTTCTGGCCGTTTATTTTGCAAAAATAAACGCTTCCCATCCGCAATTCAGACTTTACGTTTTTTTGGAATTTGCCGCGGTAGGCGCAATAGCCTCGGGCTTAATGCCTTTAATTTTTGTAAAATTAAATTTATGCAGGGGAAAAAATGCAGGCAGGTAA
- the mnmE gene encoding tRNA uridine-5-carboxymethylaminomethyl(34) synthesis GTPase MnmE, which produces MQAGKYGLDDAIAAIATALSPAALGIVRTSGANCIELSASIFSKPGTLLKAAGNSVLHGWVINPKTKIKIDEVTVCVYRAPKSFTGEDSVEFICHGGTAVVLSIYRLLLQNGFRAAEGGEFTFRAFANGKTDLTRAEAVNEIINSKTDTAVELAAGRLSGSVFSEIKRIKESLLKVIAAADVEIEYPEDEETVEGVFSSDLILQVLNPLQILYDSWASEKIFIDGARVVLAGKTNAGKSSLFNVLLKEDRAIVSDIHGTTRDWLEAGLNFNGIPVNLYDTAGFRYTQDKIEAIGVERSLKISREADLVLYLLDSAEAVKDSKLNDDDLNFIKNSPVPIITVITKTDLLDSGKEKLIIKILKDENILNYIFISAKNYKGIKELSAAAYGLLASSSNNLSKGASLGSERQKEAVSNALQFLNSAYENAAAGFPLDLITEDLEEALRFLGEVTGEVNSEDILDKVFSGFCVGK; this is translated from the coding sequence ATGCAGGCAGGTAAATACGGCTTAGATGATGCGATTGCCGCAATTGCAACGGCATTAAGCCCCGCCGCTTTAGGGATTGTCCGCACTTCGGGAGCAAACTGTATTGAACTTAGCGCAAGTATATTTTCAAAACCCGGTACTCTGTTAAAAGCGGCCGGGAATTCCGTTTTGCACGGCTGGGTTATAAATCCTAAAACAAAGATTAAGATAGATGAAGTAACGGTTTGCGTTTATCGCGCTCCCAAAAGTTTTACCGGCGAGGATTCCGTTGAATTTATTTGCCATGGAGGTACGGCTGTAGTATTAAGTATTTATCGGCTCTTATTGCAAAACGGATTCCGTGCGGCTGAGGGAGGAGAATTTACTTTCCGCGCTTTTGCAAACGGCAAAACGGATTTAACCCGGGCGGAAGCCGTAAACGAAATTATAAATTCCAAAACCGATACGGCGGTTGAGCTTGCCGCAGGAAGATTATCCGGCTCCGTATTTTCGGAAATAAAAAGAATAAAGGAATCGCTTCTTAAGGTAATTGCCGCAGCCGATGTTGAAATAGAATATCCTGAAGATGAAGAAACCGTAGAAGGCGTTTTTTCTTCCGATTTAATCTTACAGGTTTTAAATCCGCTTCAAATTCTTTACGACTCTTGGGCTTCCGAAAAAATTTTTATTGACGGAGCAAGGGTTGTTTTGGCCGGAAAAACAAATGCGGGAAAATCCTCTTTGTTTAATGTTCTTTTAAAAGAAGACCGCGCCATTGTTTCGGATATTCACGGTACAACCAGAGATTGGCTCGAGGCGGGACTGAACTTTAACGGAATTCCTGTAAATCTTTATGATACTGCAGGTTTTAGATATACTCAAGATAAAATAGAAGCTATAGGAGTAGAGCGTTCTTTAAAGATAAGCCGTGAAGCGGATTTGGTATTGTATTTATTGGATTCCGCCGAAGCCGTTAAAGATTCAAAACTGAACGATGATGATTTAAATTTTATAAAGAACTCTCCTGTTCCGATTATTACGGTAATTACAAAAACGGATTTATTGGACAGCGGAAAAGAAAAACTTATTATAAAGATTTTAAAAGATGAAAATATTTTAAATTATATTTTTATTTCTGCAAAAAACTATAAGGGCATTAAAGAGCTTTCGGCGGCGGCTTACGGGCTTCTTGCCTCATCTTCCAACAACCTTTCAAAAGGAGCTTCTCTCGGAAGCGAAAGACAAAAAGAAGCGGTAAGCAATGCTCTTCAATTTTTAAATTCGGCATACGAAAATGCAGCCGCAGGATTCCCTCTTGATTTAATTACCGAAGACTTGGAAGAGGCTTTGCGATTTTTAGGCGAAGTTACCGGTGAAGTAAATTCGGAAGATATTTTAGATAAGGTTTTTTCGGGTTTTTGTGTAGGGAAGTAA